In Agromyces sp. SYSU T00194, a genomic segment contains:
- a CDS encoding acyl carrier protein: protein MALSTEEVLAGLAELINDETGIATDTVELDKSFTDDLDIDSISMMTIVVNAEEKFDVKIPDEEVKNLKTVGDAVGFIVKAQA from the coding sequence ATGGCACTGTCCACCGAAGAAGTCCTGGCCGGCCTGGCCGAGCTCATCAACGACGAGACCGGCATCGCGACCGACACGGTCGAGCTGGACAAGTCGTTCACCGACGACCTCGACATCGACTCCATCTCGATGATGACCATCGTGGTCAACGCCGAGGAGAAGTTCGACGTGAAGATCCCCGACGAAGAGGTCAAGAACCTCAAGACCGTCGGCGACGCCGTCGGCTTCATCGTCAAGGCCCAGGCCTAG
- a CDS encoding beta-ketoacyl-ACP synthase III yields MTTPTLKQATGPAYTRILALGAARGDRIVPNDDLIGPIDSSDEWIRQRTGIVTRTRASAGIGAVDLATEAAKEAIERSGVDPAEIDLVIVATISNTLQTPSISAIVADRVGANPAAAYDSNAACAGYAYAVAQADALIRTGAAHYALVIGAEKLSDVVDPADRSISFLLGDGAGAAVIGPSETPGISRTVWGSDGSKADVVSMNAKLTEFRDGTAAWPTLRQEGPAVFRWAVWEMAKVAKQALEAAGVEASDLAAFIPHQANMRIIDEFAKQLGLPDTVAIARDIETTGNTSAASIPLATHRLLTEHPELSGGLALQIGFGAGLVFGAQVVVLP; encoded by the coding sequence ATGACGACCCCCACCCTCAAGCAGGCCACCGGCCCCGCATACACGCGCATCCTCGCTCTGGGCGCGGCCCGCGGCGACCGCATCGTGCCCAACGACGACCTGATCGGGCCGATCGACTCCTCCGACGAGTGGATCCGCCAGCGCACCGGGATCGTCACGCGCACGCGCGCCAGCGCCGGGATCGGTGCGGTCGACCTCGCCACCGAGGCCGCGAAGGAGGCGATCGAGCGGTCGGGCGTCGACCCGGCCGAGATCGACCTCGTCATCGTCGCGACCATCAGCAACACCCTGCAGACCCCGTCGATCTCGGCGATCGTCGCCGACCGGGTCGGTGCGAACCCGGCCGCCGCGTACGACTCGAACGCGGCCTGCGCCGGCTACGCGTACGCAGTGGCCCAGGCCGACGCCCTGATCCGCACCGGCGCCGCCCACTACGCGCTCGTGATCGGCGCGGAGAAGCTCTCCGACGTGGTCGACCCCGCCGACCGCTCGATCTCGTTCCTGCTCGGCGACGGCGCCGGCGCCGCGGTGATCGGGCCGAGCGAGACGCCCGGCATCTCGCGCACGGTCTGGGGCTCCGACGGCTCGAAGGCCGACGTGGTCTCGATGAACGCCAAGCTCACCGAGTTCCGCGACGGCACGGCCGCCTGGCCGACGCTCCGCCAGGAGGGTCCCGCGGTGTTCCGCTGGGCCGTCTGGGAGATGGCCAAGGTCGCCAAGCAGGCGCTCGAGGCGGCCGGCGTCGAGGCATCCGACCTCGCCGCCTTCATCCCCCACCAGGCGAACATGCGCATCATCGACGAGTTCGCCAAGCAGCTCGGGCTGCCCGACACGGTCGCCATCGCCCGCGACATCGAGACCACCGGCAACACGTCTGCCGCATCCATCCCGCTCGCGACGCACCGCCTGCTGACCGAGCACCCCGAGCTGTCGGGCGGCCTCGCCCTGCAGATCGGGTTCGGCGCCGGGCTCGTGTTCGGCGCGCAAGTCGTGGTTCTTCCCTGA
- a CDS encoding ACP S-malonyltransferase, whose product MIVVVCPGQGSQTPGFLSPWLAEPSYAAHLAELSDAAGVDLVRHGTESDADTIRDTAIAQPLIVAAGLMTLRALTEDGGRERIGGIAGHSVGELTAAAGAGVLSEHDAMRLVAVRGRAMADAAALEETGMSAVLGGDAESLDAKLAELGLAPANVNGGGQVVVAGARDALAKLAEDAPRGARVVPLQVAGAFHTAYMAPAVDRLAEAAGTLDVHDPSLPLWTNNDGSIVESGARYLELIVGQVSSPVRWDLCMASFADRGVSGIIELAPAGALVGLAKRGLRGVPSVAVKTPDDLAAARDLLDAVA is encoded by the coding sequence GTGATCGTCGTCGTGTGCCCGGGTCAGGGATCCCAGACCCCCGGCTTCCTCTCGCCCTGGCTCGCAGAGCCGTCGTACGCCGCCCACCTGGCCGAGCTGTCGGATGCCGCCGGCGTCGACCTCGTGCGGCACGGCACCGAGAGCGATGCGGACACGATCCGCGACACGGCGATCGCCCAGCCGCTGATCGTCGCCGCGGGCCTGATGACGTTGCGAGCGCTCACCGAAGACGGCGGACGCGAGCGCATCGGCGGCATCGCCGGGCACTCGGTCGGCGAGCTGACCGCCGCAGCGGGCGCAGGCGTGCTCTCGGAGCACGACGCGATGCGGCTCGTCGCCGTGCGCGGGCGGGCGATGGCCGACGCGGCCGCCCTCGAGGAGACGGGCATGAGCGCGGTGCTCGGCGGCGACGCCGAGTCGCTCGACGCGAAGCTCGCCGAGCTCGGCCTGGCGCCGGCGAACGTCAACGGCGGCGGCCAGGTCGTCGTCGCGGGCGCCCGCGACGCGCTCGCGAAGCTCGCCGAGGACGCCCCGCGCGGCGCACGCGTGGTGCCGCTCCAGGTCGCCGGCGCATTCCACACGGCGTACATGGCTCCCGCGGTCGATCGACTCGCCGAGGCGGCCGGCACCCTCGACGTGCACGACCCGTCGCTGCCGCTCTGGACCAACAACGACGGGTCGATCGTCGAATCGGGCGCCCGCTACCTCGAGCTCATCGTCGGACAGGTCTCATCGCCCGTGCGCTGGGACCTGTGCATGGCGTCCTTCGCCGACCGCGGCGTCTCGGGCATCATCGAACTGGCACCGGCGGGCGCGCTGGTCGGCCTCGCCAAGCGCGGGCTGCGCGGCGTGCCGTCGGTCGCGGTCAAGACGCCCGACGACCTGGCCGCTGCGCGCGACCTCCTCGACGCCGTCGCGTGA
- a CDS encoding PucR family transcriptional regulator, whose amino-acid sequence MAANRTKAETLAWLRTISGELSTATLKRLEDTLPWYGDMPPSRRSAVGLVAQAGITSFIAWFDDPRSTPWIAADVFGAAPRELLRSVSLQQTLQLIRVTVEVVEERVKDGGEPLREAILLYSREIAFAAADVYARAAEARGLWDARLEALVVDSILSGEYDEELPSRIAALGWHGHGEVAVLVGTTPKTLDVDQVRRAARHMAADVLIGVQGSRLVLVVGRSDPRTHDGDEQIGTSAALSFMEIAVALEPHFGPGHLVLGHEVPNLVDASKSARAALAGFAVARSWRHAPRPVHADDLLPERALAGDPLARATLVHRIYRPLQAHSTELLTTLWCYLDNGRSLEATARELFVHPNTVRYRLKRVSDVIGWDATGAREALILQAALIIGSMSDHETPVRRS is encoded by the coding sequence GTGGCCGCCAACCGGACGAAGGCGGAGACGCTCGCATGGCTGCGGACGATCTCCGGTGAGTTGTCGACCGCGACGCTCAAGCGACTCGAGGACACGCTGCCGTGGTACGGCGACATGCCTCCGAGCCGCCGCTCGGCGGTCGGCCTCGTCGCGCAGGCGGGCATCACCTCGTTCATCGCCTGGTTCGACGACCCGCGGTCGACGCCGTGGATCGCCGCCGACGTGTTCGGCGCGGCCCCGCGCGAGCTCCTGCGCTCGGTGAGCCTGCAGCAGACGCTGCAACTCATCCGCGTGACCGTGGAGGTCGTCGAGGAGCGGGTGAAGGACGGCGGCGAGCCACTGCGCGAGGCGATCCTGCTGTACTCGCGGGAGATCGCGTTCGCCGCCGCCGACGTCTACGCGCGCGCCGCGGAGGCGCGCGGCCTGTGGGACGCGCGCCTCGAGGCGCTCGTCGTCGACTCGATCCTCTCCGGCGAGTACGACGAGGAGCTGCCGAGCCGCATCGCCGCACTGGGCTGGCACGGACACGGCGAGGTCGCGGTGCTGGTGGGCACCACGCCGAAGACGCTCGACGTCGACCAGGTGCGCCGCGCCGCACGGCACATGGCCGCCGACGTGCTGATCGGCGTGCAGGGCAGTCGCCTCGTGCTCGTCGTCGGCCGGTCCGACCCGCGCACCCACGACGGCGACGAGCAGATCGGCACGTCGGCCGCGCTCAGCTTCATGGAGATCGCCGTCGCGCTCGAGCCGCACTTCGGGCCCGGGCACCTGGTGCTCGGCCACGAGGTGCCGAACCTCGTCGACGCCTCGAAGAGCGCCCGTGCGGCCCTCGCCGGGTTCGCCGTCGCCCGGTCGTGGCGGCACGCCCCGCGACCGGTGCACGCCGACGACCTCCTGCCCGAGCGGGCCCTCGCGGGCGACCCGCTCGCCCGGGCGACCCTCGTGCATCGCATCTACCGGCCGCTGCAGGCGCACTCGACCGAGCTGCTCACGACGCTCTGGTGCTACCTCGACAACGGCCGCTCGCTCGAGGCGACGGCCCGCGAGCTCTTCGTGCACCCCAACACCGTGCGGTACCGGCTGAAGCGCGTGTCGGACGTCATCGGGTGGGACGCCACGGGTGCGCGTGAGGCGCTGATCCTGCAGGCCGCGCTCATCATCGGGTCGATGAGCGACCACGAGACCCCGGTGCGCCGGTCCTGA
- the aceE gene encoding pyruvate dehydrogenase (acetyl-transferring), homodimeric type, producing the protein MTVNDQDPYSATEMDSDPEETAEWSESLDALVASQGHQRGREIMLSLLKRSKELHLGVPMVPTTDYLNTIAPENEPEFPGDEGLERRYRAWIRWNAAMLVHRAQRPGIAVGGHISTYASSAALYEVGFNHFFRGQDHPGGGDQVYVQGHASPGTYARAFLEGRLTTDQLDGFRQEKSHAPNGLPSYPHPRLMPEFWQFPTVSMGLGPINAIYQAQLNKYLTNRGIKDASDQQVWAFLGDGEMDEVESRGQLQVAANEGLDNLNFIINCNLQRLDGPVRGNGKIIQELESFFRGAGWNVIKVVWGREWDDLLGRDDEGALRNLMNITPDGDFQTYKAESGAYVRENFFGRDPRALELVKDLSDDDIWNLKRGGHDYRKVYAAFKAASEHKGQPTVILAKTIKGYGLGPAFEGRNATHQMKKMTLDNLKTFRDTMRIPITDAQLEENPYLPPYYHPGEDDEAIQYLHERRRELGGYLPERRTNHTAISLPDDSAYAIAKKGSGHQEIATTMAFVRLLKDLMRAKDFGNRIVPIIPDEARTFGIDAFFPSAKIYNPNGQHYTSVDRELLLAYKESPQGQIVHVGINEAGAMAAFTSIGTSYSVEGEPLIPIYVFYSMFGFQRTGDAMWAAGDQMARGFIIGATAGRTTLTGEGLQHADGHSPLLASTNPAVVTYDPAYGYEIGHIMRAGLKRMYGGEHPDPNVMYYLTVYNEPIVQPAEPEGVDVEGIERGIHRISASQVQGPKAQVMASGVAVPWALEAQQLLADDWGVSADVWSVTSWSELRRDGLAADEHNFLNPDATPQVPYLTSKLESAGGPFVAVTDYMHAVSDQVRAYVPGDFATLGADGFGFSDTRPAARRFFTIDGPSVVVRTLEMLAQRGEIDRGIPAQAIEKYRLHDVNAGTTGSAGGES; encoded by the coding sequence GTGACTGTCAACGACCAGGACCCGTACTCCGCAACCGAGATGGACTCCGACCCGGAGGAGACGGCGGAGTGGTCCGAGTCCCTGGACGCGCTGGTCGCGTCGCAGGGCCACCAGCGCGGGCGCGAGATCATGCTCAGCCTGCTCAAGCGCTCCAAGGAGCTGCACCTCGGCGTGCCGATGGTGCCCACCACGGACTACCTGAACACCATCGCTCCGGAGAACGAGCCGGAGTTCCCCGGCGACGAGGGACTCGAGCGCCGCTACCGCGCGTGGATCCGCTGGAACGCGGCGATGCTCGTGCACCGCGCCCAGCGCCCCGGCATCGCCGTCGGCGGCCACATCTCGACGTACGCATCGTCGGCCGCGCTCTACGAGGTCGGGTTCAACCACTTCTTCCGCGGCCAGGACCACCCGGGTGGCGGCGACCAGGTCTACGTCCAGGGCCACGCCTCCCCCGGCACCTACGCCCGCGCCTTCCTCGAGGGCCGGCTCACGACCGACCAGCTCGACGGGTTCCGCCAGGAGAAGTCGCACGCCCCGAACGGGCTGCCCTCCTACCCGCACCCGCGGCTCATGCCGGAGTTCTGGCAGTTCCCGACCGTGTCGATGGGCCTCGGCCCGATCAACGCGATCTACCAGGCGCAGCTCAACAAGTACCTCACCAACCGCGGCATCAAGGACGCCAGCGACCAGCAGGTCTGGGCGTTCCTCGGCGACGGCGAGATGGACGAGGTCGAGAGCCGCGGCCAGCTGCAGGTCGCGGCGAACGAGGGCCTCGACAACCTGAACTTCATCATCAACTGCAACCTGCAGCGTCTCGACGGCCCCGTCCGCGGCAACGGCAAGATCATCCAGGAGCTCGAGAGCTTCTTCCGCGGCGCCGGCTGGAACGTCATCAAGGTCGTCTGGGGCCGCGAGTGGGACGACCTGCTCGGCCGCGACGACGAGGGCGCCCTGCGCAACCTCATGAACATCACCCCCGACGGCGACTTCCAGACCTACAAGGCGGAGTCGGGCGCGTACGTGCGCGAGAACTTCTTCGGACGCGACCCGCGTGCGCTCGAGCTCGTCAAGGACCTCTCCGACGACGACATCTGGAACCTCAAGCGCGGCGGCCACGACTACCGCAAGGTCTACGCCGCCTTCAAGGCCGCCAGCGAGCACAAGGGGCAGCCCACCGTCATCCTCGCCAAGACCATCAAGGGCTACGGCCTCGGTCCGGCGTTCGAGGGCCGCAACGCGACCCACCAGATGAAGAAGATGACGCTGGACAACCTCAAGACGTTCCGCGACACCATGCGCATCCCGATCACGGACGCGCAGCTCGAGGAGAACCCCTACCTCCCGCCGTACTACCACCCGGGCGAGGACGACGAGGCGATCCAGTACCTGCACGAGCGCCGGCGCGAGCTCGGCGGCTACCTGCCGGAGCGCCGCACGAACCACACCGCGATCTCGCTGCCCGACGACTCGGCCTACGCGATCGCGAAGAAGGGCTCGGGCCACCAGGAGATCGCCACGACGATGGCCTTCGTGCGCCTCCTGAAGGACCTCATGCGTGCGAAGGACTTCGGCAACCGCATCGTGCCGATCATCCCCGACGAGGCCCGCACGTTCGGCATCGACGCGTTCTTCCCGAGCGCGAAGATCTACAACCCGAACGGCCAGCACTACACCTCGGTCGACCGGGAGCTGCTGCTGGCGTACAAGGAGAGCCCGCAGGGCCAGATCGTGCACGTCGGCATCAACGAGGCCGGCGCGATGGCGGCGTTCACGTCGATCGGCACGTCGTACTCGGTCGAGGGCGAGCCGCTCATCCCGATCTACGTCTTCTACTCGATGTTCGGGTTCCAGCGCACGGGCGACGCCATGTGGGCCGCAGGCGACCAGATGGCGCGCGGGTTCATCATCGGCGCGACCGCGGGCCGCACCACGCTCACGGGCGAGGGACTGCAGCACGCCGACGGGCACTCGCCGCTGCTGGCGTCGACGAACCCCGCGGTCGTCACCTACGACCCCGCCTACGGCTACGAGATCGGCCACATCATGCGGGCCGGCCTGAAGCGCATGTACGGCGGCGAGCACCCCGACCCGAACGTCATGTACTACCTGACGGTCTACAACGAGCCGATCGTGCAGCCCGCCGAGCCCGAGGGCGTCGACGTCGAGGGCATCGAGCGCGGCATCCACCGCATCTCGGCCTCGCAGGTGCAGGGCCCGAAGGCCCAGGTCATGGCCTCCGGTGTCGCCGTCCCGTGGGCGCTCGAGGCGCAGCAGCTCCTCGCCGACGACTGGGGCGTGTCGGCCGACGTGTGGTCGGTGACCTCGTGGTCGGAGCTGCGCCGCGACGGCCTGGCCGCCGACGAGCACAACTTCCTGAATCCGGATGCCACGCCGCAGGTGCCGTACCTCACGAGCAAGCTCGAGTCGGCCGGCGGCCCGTTCGTCGCGGTGACCGACTACATGCACGCGGTGTCCGACCAGGTGCGCGCGTACGTGCCCGGCGACTTCGCGACGCTCGGCGCCGACGGCTTCGGCTTCAGCGACACCCGCCCCGCCGCGCGTCGCTTCTTCACCATCGACGGCCCGTCGGTCGTGGTGCGCACGCTCGAGATGCTCGCCCAGCGCGGCGAGATCGACCGCGGCATCCCGGCGCAGGCCATCGAGAAGTACCGGCTGCACGACGTGAACGCCGGCACCACCGGGTCCGCCGGGGGTGAGAGCTAG
- a CDS encoding multicopper oxidase family protein — MDTRTSASRRDFLRIATVAGAGLVFVGTVGGTPFRVPLAAAEVPGGSLPPGDIPKYQAPVLVPPVMPRSGTITMPGGKPADTYEISMRQFTQQVLPTPLPATTLWGYGAVRAASKRGLLLHNAPSLTIEASYDRPVRVTWINALTDDAGRALPHLLPVDPTLHWANPPGGTGGRDSRPSFTSTPDAYEGPVPIVTHVHGAVGVGDYSDGYTEAWFLPDAIDIPASYATEGTWYAFFAAKAAAAYGQDPAYAWGPGTAVSQYPNLGRASTDWYHDHALGMTRLNVYAGPAGFYLIRGGPQGDDAVLDSRDGTRAVLPGPAPRENDKFPPNKSYREIALAVQDRSFNADGSLFYPDTRTFFDGIDGPFIPDSEFSPIWNPEFFGNTLIVNGTTWPFLDVEQRRYRLRFLNGCQSRFLILDFAGVPGVRTWAIGNEGGFLDAPVDLTSSTGDRLLLGPAERADLIVDFTDVPVGQYVLQNVGPDEPFGGGVPGVDFDPADPLTTGQVMQFRVAPAVGQDATTPPAFLQLPLRTPLPPETATRRLALIEESAVAGNGTEGPVEAQLGVVADDGTWSERTWDEALTENPTVGGTEVWELYNTTGDAHPIHIHEVAFEVVDRQPILVDEGTSHVEPVGSAVPPELWETGVKDTVIAYPGEVTRVRAQFNTPGQYVWHCHIVEHEDNEMMRPFRVGPPQTGQPT; from the coding sequence ATGGACACCCGAACGTCCGCAAGCCGGCGCGACTTCCTCCGGATCGCAACCGTGGCGGGGGCCGGACTGGTCTTCGTCGGAACCGTCGGCGGCACCCCGTTCCGGGTGCCGCTCGCGGCGGCCGAGGTCCCCGGAGGGTCGCTGCCCCCCGGCGACATCCCGAAGTACCAGGCGCCGGTGCTGGTGCCGCCGGTGATGCCCCGGTCGGGGACCATCACGATGCCCGGCGGGAAGCCCGCGGACACCTACGAGATCTCGATGCGGCAGTTCACCCAGCAGGTGCTGCCGACCCCGCTGCCGGCGACCACGCTCTGGGGCTACGGGGCGGTGAGGGCCGCCTCGAAGCGCGGCCTGCTCCTGCACAACGCCCCGTCGCTCACGATCGAGGCCTCCTACGACCGGCCCGTGCGCGTCACGTGGATCAACGCCCTCACCGACGATGCGGGCCGCGCGCTCCCGCACCTGCTCCCGGTCGACCCCACGCTGCACTGGGCCAACCCGCCGGGAGGCACCGGCGGTCGCGACTCGCGCCCGTCGTTCACGAGCACCCCGGACGCCTACGAGGGGCCGGTGCCGATCGTCACCCACGTGCACGGCGCGGTCGGCGTCGGGGACTACAGCGACGGCTACACCGAGGCCTGGTTCCTCCCCGACGCGATCGACATCCCCGCGTCCTACGCGACCGAGGGCACCTGGTACGCATTCTTCGCCGCGAAGGCGGCAGCCGCATACGGGCAGGACCCGGCCTACGCGTGGGGCCCCGGCACCGCCGTGTCGCAGTACCCCAACCTGGGACGCGCCTCGACCGACTGGTACCACGACCATGCACTGGGGATGACGCGACTGAACGTCTACGCCGGACCCGCCGGGTTCTACCTGATCCGGGGCGGCCCGCAGGGCGACGACGCCGTGCTCGACTCCCGCGACGGGACGCGGGCCGTGCTGCCCGGCCCCGCGCCGCGCGAGAACGACAAGTTCCCGCCGAACAAGTCCTACCGGGAGATCGCCCTCGCGGTGCAGGACCGCTCGTTCAACGCGGACGGCAGCCTGTTCTACCCGGACACGCGCACCTTCTTCGACGGCATCGACGGCCCGTTCATCCCCGACAGCGAGTTCTCGCCGATCTGGAACCCCGAGTTCTTCGGGAACACGCTGATCGTCAACGGGACCACCTGGCCGTTCCTGGACGTCGAGCAGCGCCGGTACCGGCTCCGGTTCCTGAACGGCTGCCAGTCGCGCTTCCTCATCCTCGACTTCGCGGGCGTCCCCGGCGTGCGCACCTGGGCGATCGGCAACGAGGGCGGGTTCCTCGATGCGCCGGTCGACCTCACGTCGAGCACCGGAGACCGCCTGCTCCTCGGGCCTGCCGAACGGGCGGACCTCATCGTCGACTTCACGGACGTGCCGGTCGGGCAGTACGTGCTGCAGAACGTCGGGCCCGACGAACCGTTCGGCGGCGGCGTGCCGGGGGTGGACTTCGATCCCGCCGACCCGCTGACGACCGGCCAGGTGATGCAGTTCCGCGTCGCGCCGGCCGTCGGGCAGGACGCCACGACGCCTCCGGCCTTCCTGCAACTGCCGCTGCGGACGCCGCTGCCACCGGAGACCGCGACGCGTCGGCTCGCGCTCATCGAGGAGTCCGCGGTGGCCGGCAACGGCACCGAGGGGCCCGTCGAGGCCCAGCTCGGCGTCGTCGCCGACGACGGCACCTGGTCGGAGCGCACCTGGGACGAGGCGCTCACCGAGAACCCGACGGTGGGCGGCACCGAGGTCTGGGAGCTCTACAACACCACCGGCGACGCGCACCCGATCCACATCCACGAGGTCGCGTTCGAGGTCGTCGATCGGCAGCCGATCCTCGTCGACGAGGGCACGTCGCACGTCGAGCCGGTCGGTTCCGCAGTTCCGCCGGAGCTGTGGGAGACGGGCGTCAAGGACACCGTGATCGCCTACCCGGGCGAGGTGACCCGCGTGCGCGCGCAGTTCAACACGCCCGGCCAGTACGTCTGGCACTGCCACATCGTCGAGCACGAGGACAACGAGATGATGCGCCCGTTCCGCGTCGGCCCCCCGCAGACCGGCCAGCCGACGTAG
- a CDS encoding Nif3-like dinuclear metal center hexameric protein, whose translation MPVSLADAVAAAHRLWPLDGAEAWDAPGLVSGDPRSEVSRVLLAVDPVGITVDEALDGGYDLLLTHHPLLLRGVTSVAEDRYKGALLARLIRGGCALLGAHTNADVVEEGTSAVLAAGLGLVDAQPIVPGAVPSRGLGRVGDLAEPVTLGRFARRVLDLLPATAGGVRVAGDYDQPVRRVAVCGGAGDSLLADSAVRAADAYVTADLRHHPASESREQTFTAGSGPALVDVSHWASEWLWLDAAATELRAALPGVEVDVSESRTDPWDFAVVH comes from the coding sequence GTGCCTGTCTCCCTCGCCGACGCCGTCGCCGCCGCGCACCGGCTCTGGCCGCTCGACGGCGCGGAGGCGTGGGACGCGCCCGGCCTCGTCAGCGGCGACCCGCGCTCCGAGGTGTCGCGCGTGCTGCTCGCCGTCGACCCCGTCGGGATCACCGTCGACGAGGCGCTCGATGGCGGGTACGACCTGCTGCTGACGCATCACCCCCTGCTCCTGCGCGGGGTGACCTCGGTCGCGGAGGACCGCTACAAGGGTGCGCTGCTGGCGCGGCTCATCAGAGGCGGATGCGCGCTGCTCGGCGCCCACACCAACGCCGACGTGGTGGAGGAGGGCACCTCAGCGGTGCTCGCCGCCGGGCTCGGCCTGGTCGACGCGCAACCGATCGTGCCGGGGGCCGTGCCGTCCCGAGGGCTCGGTCGGGTGGGCGATCTCGCCGAGCCGGTCACGCTCGGGCGCTTCGCGCGACGCGTGCTCGACCTGCTGCCCGCGACCGCGGGCGGCGTGCGGGTCGCGGGCGACTACGACCAGCCCGTGCGCCGCGTCGCCGTGTGCGGGGGAGCGGGCGACTCGCTGCTCGCCGACTCCGCCGTGCGCGCGGCGGACGCCTACGTCACGGCCGACCTCCGGCACCACCCGGCCTCGGAGTCGCGCGAGCAGACGTTCACCGCCGGCTCCGGGCCCGCGCTCGTCGACGTGTCGCACTGGGCGAGCGAATGGCTCTGGCTCGACGCCGCCGCGACCGAGTTGCGCGCCGCGCTGCCGGGCGTCGAGGTCGACGTCAGCGAGTCGCGCACCGACCCGTGGGACTTCGCCGTCGTACACTGA
- a CDS encoding zinc ribbon domain-containing protein, with protein sequence MKATPAAQQELLRLQALDTRLQQIAHRLGALPQAEQLAELGSRDDQARRRRTEASGALDDARAELRRVESDVEVVEARIARDDARLASSTSMKDVAGLESELASLRRRLGDLEDIELAVMERVEEHETAVHGIDDEREDLAGEIARVSDERDEAAGALTTERDQVARDRAAIAEGLPEDLAAFYERRRVAGGGIGAALLRQRTCGGCTITLTGSDLEDVRRAADDDVLQCPDCDRILVRTDESGL encoded by the coding sequence GTGAAGGCCACTCCCGCAGCGCAGCAGGAGCTCCTGCGCCTCCAGGCGCTCGACACCCGACTCCAGCAGATCGCGCACCGGCTCGGCGCGCTGCCGCAGGCGGAGCAGCTCGCCGAGCTCGGCAGCCGCGACGACCAGGCGCGCCGCAGGCGCACCGAGGCGTCCGGTGCGCTGGACGACGCGCGGGCCGAGCTGCGTCGCGTGGAGTCCGACGTGGAGGTCGTCGAGGCGCGGATCGCGCGCGACGACGCCCGCCTCGCGTCGAGCACCTCGATGAAGGACGTCGCGGGCCTGGAGTCGGAGCTCGCATCGCTGCGACGCCGCCTCGGCGACCTCGAGGACATCGAGCTCGCCGTCATGGAGCGCGTCGAGGAGCACGAGACCGCGGTGCACGGCATCGACGACGAGCGCGAGGACCTGGCCGGCGAGATCGCCCGCGTCTCGGACGAGCGCGACGAGGCGGCAGGTGCGCTCACGACCGAGCGCGACCAGGTCGCGCGCGACCGCGCGGCCATCGCCGAGGGCCTGCCGGAGGACCTCGCGGCGTTCTACGAGCGTCGCCGGGTCGCCGGCGGCGGCATCGGGGCGGCGCTGCTGCGCCAGCGCACCTGCGGCGGCTGCACCATCACGCTCACCGGGTCCGACCTCGAGGACGTGCGTCGCGCCGCGGACGACGACGTGCTGCAGTGCCCCGACTGCGACCGCATCCTCGTGCGCACCGACGAGTCCGGCCTCTGA
- the ppgK gene encoding polyphosphate--glucose phosphotransferase: MGGERAIGIDIGGTGIKGAMVDVDAGELVSDRIKVPTPQGGEPADILEATKELLGQLDHDGQTPIGICFPAIVRHGRTMSAANISDEWIGLPAEALFEKELGVPIHFINDADAAGYAESRFGAGLGERGLVIMTTLGTGIGSALLYDGVLVPNSELGHLEIDGRDAESRAAYSVMERKELTWEKWAKRLQRYYETVEFLFSPDLFIVGGGVSKRHEHFLPLLKLNTPIVPAVHRNNAGILGAAAMAVVYGTEWAAGVEHPSSSNEG, from the coding sequence ATGGGCGGGGAGCGAGCCATCGGCATCGACATCGGCGGAACCGGCATCAAGGGGGCGATGGTCGACGTCGACGCCGGCGAGCTGGTCTCCGATCGCATCAAGGTGCCGACGCCGCAGGGGGGCGAACCGGCCGACATCCTGGAGGCCACGAAGGAGCTCCTCGGGCAGCTCGACCACGACGGGCAGACGCCGATCGGCATCTGCTTCCCCGCGATCGTGCGGCACGGCCGCACGATGTCGGCGGCGAACATCTCCGACGAGTGGATCGGCCTCCCGGCCGAGGCGCTGTTCGAGAAGGAGCTCGGCGTGCCCATCCACTTCATCAACGACGCGGATGCCGCGGGCTACGCCGAGTCGCGGTTCGGTGCCGGCCTGGGCGAACGCGGACTCGTGATCATGACGACGCTCGGCACCGGCATCGGCTCCGCGCTCCTCTACGACGGCGTGCTGGTGCCCAACTCGGAGCTCGGCCACCTCGAGATCGACGGCAGGGATGCGGAGAGCCGCGCCGCGTACTCGGTGATGGAGCGCAAGGAGCTCACCTGGGAGAAGTGGGCCAAGCGGCTGCAGCGCTACTACGAGACGGTGGAGTTCCTGTTCTCCCCCGACCTGTTCATCGTCGGCGGCGGGGTCTCGAAGCGGCACGAGCACTTCCTGCCGCTGCTGAAGTTGAACACCCCGATCGTGCCGGCGGTGCATCGGAACAACGCGGGCATCCTGGGCGCCGCCGCGATGGCCGTGGTGTACGGCACGGAGTGGGCGGCCGGCGTGGAGCATCCGTCGTCGTCGAACGAGGGGTGA